The following proteins come from a genomic window of Astatotilapia calliptera chromosome 11, fAstCal1.2, whole genome shotgun sequence:
- the megf8 gene encoding multiple epidermal growth factor-like domains protein 8 translates to MRTKRREMAVPVMASPLPVSFILVVLLLAKSPLYQAGDCKGHRQVLRGPPGYVTDGAGNYSVNGNCEWLIKAPNNSHRIVLNFTFMNTECTYDYLFVYDGDSYQSPLLASLSGHTLPQPVEAKSGKMLLHLFSDANYNLLGFNATYTFSLCPGACGGHGRCDSSTSKCHCHQGWGGPSCTTPLCTQACSVNGQCDKKGERCLCKPGFVGQNCQLGLYNDSGAGKWWRVSEENPYTPPRTGSAGVYLSSTGAMYLFGGFDLNRALGDLIKYNFTSNQWESRSYGHSPVARHSHTAVEYMGKMVVFGGELANGSLANDVWMYRPLNDDWQQLGFSTSRGAPKLANHAAAIVDSYLYVFGGRTEEDMFSSTLYRFGLHGSGRWETVQPTGGKPPATAGHSMVFHGPSRTLLVYGGHRPTTARFSVRVNKTDVFHVDRRFWTSFRSRFAATGPRERAFHSATVIGNYMVVYGGNVHIHFHEEKCYDEEIFFYHLGCHQWVSAKEKLSGDAVRGRYSHVAAVMEGRVLLVAGGYSGIARGDLVAYKVPLFVSSDQGDRDAVCAEAVDENMCLKNPECSWCEGRCREYQPTNPCGSTGCLGLARFLSDCQSCLVFSGTPASLARAPGEFGWCVQNESCLPVSERSACRVDQISGAYGWWGERTLFLTSLHSCRTENYVPGLHLLTFQHPRNDSQPDQVTILRSATIMLGPTTEMDVALQFRGFVHPLWGGPPPAPPPTETVSMWARIQRLHFEARMATGPNSSQMEVVGHWAAQQEKELKLLTRPDGSRLFSNLTRGNHYLVQAEGYLNNSGSGQTSEMALIWNRTLPGGSEISFLFSEPYRSGSCSGYMSCLACLSDQSCGWCPSLSRCLLRDSPDLEPCPEGLNSEGKMEGQLHLLLAPQHCTMCEEYRDCSACTQDPYCEWQINSSKKGDYQCSRRGRVDGSIRDPRGCPKVCNQRKTCGECLSNSSQCAWCESAQACFYFAAYLTKYPYGECRDWYDSVHSVPQCKQCSALNTCTECLKTFQCGWCGDYNNPTIGKCLRGDWAGMDDPSVYNCSVAVAEARAANPEPQTSAPPRPLEMEMELEHLSDEEQDAIWAYPTCPDVEECRLGLHNCHPSATCINTPTSYECHCERGFTGDGTLHCNQTCYNECREGQCSGSPRFECECALGWTSDPATLVLSGVECDVDCGCNFHSTCITAPGICDECQDWTTGPHCEHCRPGSFGSALAGGSGCVPCECNGHGDSLQGYCHNQTGQCYCTHNTQGPHCESCLPGYYGDPRNNGTCYRQCQGRSVLLSSTSSTTIPLSSSLGWRSGTEGKGGLSHCLWVLSVTENLAPCLPRQFCPPVALTLHPDSHTHCKSSYVYVFDGLPRFLGNGVVHSDHNLIGAFCGTTRTQPITVEATSGVISVYFEANVTSDRPQGFNASFWVRRCQQSSDEDEDGSVCPGGAQCQGGLCQCPQGYGGPHCDRLVCPQDCGIAEGRGTCNISLGVCVCSESWVGSDCSIPRDFNSLVWETLLDTQMTVNQAHRFLHRMGHSLVSGPQGNLWMYGGLSLTEGILGNVYRYSVLERRWTQMLTSSVEEGSMPNPRYHHASAMLSHESGAGANHNFMLVVGGVTQDGVSMDTWTLNLSSLVWREHKSTVLPPVAGHTLTVRRDCSVLLIGGYSPENGFNHHLLEFNPQSGNWTIAPHTGTPPTGLYGHTAVYHEQTDAIYVFGGYRFHVESVEPSAELYSLYYPNLTWSLLATSQGIKPLSRFFHAAALIKDTMVIVGGRTEAEDYSNSVSLYQINCNTWIQPVSAVGDPVNGSVSLAMTSWGGRLFLSGGFNGVTLGRLLTLSVPSDPCALLPTPEACNTTTGSCIWCRGSCASSDTAERMGCFTGQSPCSPTPREPDQCRRLKTCSECLARHPKTFSSQSQPVLQCKWCTNCPEGACISSSLSCTAVHDCRINQREIFLSSNCTETSCEASDCPKCTASGKCMWTRQFKRTGETRRILSVNPTYDWTCFSYALLNVSPMQVESSPPLPCPPPCHSLHNCSLCLSSNGSDGGWQHCVWSMALQRCMSRSFLPLRCEAGQCGRLLSRGDSCSPQCSQLTQCSQCIARPQCGWCSSRGGNGAGRCLQGGLDGVSEGVCPLTNSSWSFLHCPEEDECANGHHNCNSTQDCHDLPQGYHCTCKQGYILSSISGQCEPVCAQGCVNGTCTSPGVCQCHFGFVGDNCSSQCSCNKHSNCAGVNKPDVCLECHNNTMGKHCEKCKPLFVGSAKGGGTCHPCREFCKGNSAVCLSRDELKKAQETLQLYPLDPNSIQSWVSEGPTEENAVCVNCQNNSVGDRCESCLSGYFLLQGKCEKCQCNGHADTCNEHDGTGCPCQNNTETSSCLSSPQSDRKDCYRQQCAKCKDSFNGTPVNGRQCYRQFNVDTECCFDPTSQTNCFHDPTIRNLPKGRTVFFAAQPKFTNVDIRVTIDVTFGEVEVYVSNSHDTFIVDVDRYTGIHTIKIEEESVVPGKTAGTEKDSPPSPIKVFANTSSNFAGSVLSQSLQAKPPGAEREIREERAEGLITYITVWKPQTVLIVRGVRDRVVITFPHEVHSLKSSRFYIALRGVGTEERQGESQGLLFLRQDQAHIDLFVFFSVFFSCFFLFLSVCVLLWKVKQFLDFRREQRRHIQEMTKMASRPFAKLTIYLEPEEPQLIYLPSSGGGVGGSTVSLAHARTSKLSGVVVGQRGRAGPVSYKHDPSSGPTAHHHHHLTLGGGGNSGQHLPLHYLNTHHYASTTAGNPASHHHHPSTYSAYQHFCRPDPFLSQLMGFSYSSFKVGPITLEPTDDGMAGVATVLFQLPGGVLAPNRACLGSALVTLRQNLQEYCGHGNGGGHPGAGAGRKGLLGHQHLTTMAM, encoded by the exons ATGCGAACAAAGAGACGGGAAATG GCAGTGCCAGTGATGGCCTCCCCCCTCCCTGTCTCCTTCATCCTGGTCGTTCTCCTGTTGGCCAAGTCGCCTTTGTACCAGGCAGGGGACTGCAAGGGCCACAGGCAGGTTTTGAGGGGACCACCTGGCTATGTGACAGATGGAGCAGGAAACTACTCTGTCAATGGGAATTGCGAGTGGCTCATCAAAG CTCCCAACAACAGTCACCGCATTGTCTTGAATTTCACCTTCATGAACACAGAGTGCACTTATGACTACCTTTTTGTGTATGATGGGGACTCCTACCAAAGCCCCCTGCTAGCCAGTCTGAGTGGCCACACGTTGCCCCAGCCCGTTGAAGCAAAGTCTGGCAAG ATGCTGCTTCACCTCTTCAGTGACGCTAATTACAACCTCCTGGGTTTCAATGCAACTTACACCTTCTCTTTGTGCCCTGGAGCGTGTGGCGGTCATGGTCGTTGTGATTCCTCTACATCAAAGTGCCATTGTCATCAGGGTTGGGGTGGGCCCTCATGTACAACCCCTCTGTGCACTCAAGCTTGTTCTGTGAACGGCCAGTGTGACAAG aaAGGAGAGCGTTGTCTGTGTAAGCCAGGCTTTGTGGGTCAAAACTGCCAGCTTGGTCTCTATAATGACAGCGGTGCAGGGAAGTGGTGGCGTGTGAGTGAAGAAAACCCCTACACACCTCCCAGGACAGGTTCTGCAGGCGTGTACCTCTCCTCCACAGGAGCCATGTACCTGTTTGGCG GATTTGATCTGAACAGAGCTCTTGGTGACTTGatcaaatacaattttacatccAACCAATGGGAAAGCAGGTCTTATGGTCATTCACCT GTGGCTCGTCATTCCCACACAGCAGTAGAGTATATGGGTAAAATGGTTGTCTTTGGAGGAGAGCTAGCCAACGGCTCCCTGGCCAATGATGTGTGGATGTACCGGCCTCTCAATGATGACTGGCAACAGCTTGGCTTTTCCACTTCACGTGGTGCTCCTAAACTGGCTAATCACGCTGCGGCTATAGTAGACAGTTATCTCTATGTGTTTGGAG GTCGTACTGAGGAGGATATGTTTTCCTCGACTCTGTATCGGTTCGGCCTGCATGGCTCTGGACGGTGGGAGACGGTTCAGCCCACAGGTGGGAAGCCACCTGCCACTGCTGGGCACTCCATGGTCTTCCACGGCCCTTCCAGGACATTACTTGTCTATGGAGGGCACAGGCCTACCACTGCCAG GTTTAGTGTCAGGGTGAACAAAACAGACGTGTTCCATGTGGATCGACGATTTTGGACATCCTTCCGTTCGCGTTTCGCAGCAACTGGCCCAAGAGAGCGAGCTTTCCATTCAGCCACTGTCATTGGAAACTACATGGTTGTCTACG gaggaaatgtgcacattcatTTCCATGAGGAAAAGTGCTATGATGAGGAAATCTTTTTCTACCATCTGGGTTGTCACCAGTGGGTCTCAGCAAAGGAGAAACTCA GTGGTGATGCTGTGAGGGGACGTTACTCACATGTTGCTGCAGTGATGGAGGGACGAGTGTTGCTGGTTGCTGGAGGTTACAGTGGCATTGCGCGTGGAGACCTTGTGGCTTACAAAGTTCCCCTTTTTGTCAGTAGCGACCAAGGTGACAGG GATGCTGTTTGTGCTGAGGCAGTAGATGAAAATATGTGCCTGAAGAACCCAGAGTGCAGCTGGTGTGAAGGCCGCTGTCGAGAGTACCAGCCCACTAACCCG TGTGGAAGTACTGGTTGCTTGGGCCTTGCTCGCTTCCTGTCTGACTGCCAGTCCTGTCTGGTGTTCAGTGGCACTCCAGCTTCTCTGGCCCGTGCCCCTGGTGAATTTGGCTGGTGTGTTCAGAATGAGTCCTGCCTACCAGTGTCAG AGCGAAGTGCGTGCCGTGTGGACCAGATCTCAGGGGCGTACGGCTGGTGGGGGGAGCGTACCCTTTTCCTAACCTCCCTCCACTCCTGTCGCACCGAGAACTATGTCCCGGGACTGCACCTGctcaccttccagcacccccgcAACGACTCCCAGCCTGACCAG GTAACCATCCTCCGCAGCGCCACCATCATGCTTGGCCCTACCACAGAAATGGACGTAGCCTTACAGTTTAGGGGGTTTGTCCACCCATTGTGGGGCGGGCCTCCACCTGCACCCCCTCCTACAGAGACGGTCTCCATGTGGGCTCGCATCCAGAGGCTTCACTTTGAGGCTCGAATGGCAACAGGACCCAACTCCAGCCAGATG GAGGTGGTGGGTCACTGGGCAGCTCAGCAGGAAAAGGAGCTGAAGCTCCTGACTCGACCAGATGGGAGTCGACTTTTCTCTAACCTCACTCGGGGAAACCATTACCTTGTTCAGGCGGAGGGCTACCTGAACAACTCGGGCTCAGGACAAACAAGTGAGATGGCCTTGATCTGGAACAGAACGTTGCCTGGAGGAAGT GAGATCTCCTTCCTATTCTCGGAGCCGTACCGCTCAGGTTCCTGCTCAGGGTACATGTCCTGTCTGGCCTGCCTGTCAGACCAGTCTTGTGGCTGGTGCCCGTCTTTGTCCCGCTGTCTGCTGCGTGACAGCCCAGACCTCGAACCCTGCCCTGAGGGGCTGAACAGTGAAGGGAAGATGGAAGGTCAGCTCCATCTGCTGTTAGCACCCCAGCACTGCACCATGTGTGAAGAATACAGAGACTGCTCTGCTTGTACTCAG GACCCTTATTGTGAGTGGCAGATAAACTCCAGCAAGAAAGGCGACTACCAGTGCAGTCGGCGAGGAAGAGTAGATGGATCCATACGTGATCCAAGGGGGTGTCCTAAAGTGTGCAACCA GAGAAAGACATGTGGTGAATGCCTTTCCAACTCCAGCCAGTGTGCGTGGTGTGAATCTGCTCAAGCCTGCTTCTATTTTGCTGCCTACCTCACAAAGTACCCCTATGGAGAGTGTAGGGATTGGTATGACAG TGTTCACTCAGTTCCCCAGTGTAAGCAGTGTTCAGCTTTAAACACATGTACAGAGTGCCTGAAGACTTTTCAGTGTGGCTGGTGTGGTGACTACAATAATCCCACAATTGGAAA ATGCTTGAGGGGAGACTGGGCAGGAATGGATGATCCATCAGTGTATAACTGTAGTGTGGCTGTGGCTGAAGCTCGGGCTGCAAA CCCTGAACCCCAAACTTCAGCCCCACCTCGCCCCTTAGAAATGGAGATGGAGTTGGAGCATTTGAGTGATGAAGAGCAAGATGCAATCTGGGCCTATCCCACATGTCCTGATGTAGAGGAATGCAGGCTGGGCCTCCACAACTGTCACCCCTCTGCTACCTGCATCAACACTCCCACTTCATATGAGTGCCATTGTGAGAGAGGATTCACAGGGGATGGCACACTGCACTGCAACCAAAC CTGTTACAATGAGTGTCGTGAGGGCCAGTGTAGCGGCAGCCCACGGTTTGAGTGTGAATGCGCCCTGGGCTGGACATCTGATCCCGCTACTCTGGTTCTGAGTGGCGTAGAATGTGATGTTGACTGTGGCTGCAACTTCCACTCCACCTGTATTACTGCTCCAGGGATCTGTGATGAATGCCAAG ACTGGACTACAGGGCCTCACTGTGAGCACTGCCGTCCAGGTAGCTTTGGCTCAGCCCTGGCTGGTGGCAGCGGCTGTGTTCCCTGTGAGTGTAACGGACACGGCGACTCTCTCCAGGGATACTGTCACAACCAGACAGGCCAGTGTTACTGCACCCACAACACTCAGGGACCACACTGCGAGTCCTGTCTGCCTGGCTACTATGGAGATCCCAG GAACAATGGAACATGTTACCGCCAGTGCCAGGGCCGCTCTGTCCTGCTGTCCTCCACTTCCTCCACCACCATTCCCCTGTCCTCTTCTTTGGGGTGGCGGAGTGGCACAGAGGGGAAAGGTGGACTTTCTCATTGCCTGTGGGTCCTCTCTGTGACTGAAAACTTGGCACCCTGTCTGCCCAGACAGTTTTGTCCCCCAGTAGCTCTCACACTACACCCAGACTCTCATACCCATTGTAAA agtTCGTATGTCTATGTGTTCGATGGCCTGCCTCGTTTTCTGGGTAACGGAGTCGTACATTCTGATCACAATCTAATTGGAGCATTTTGTGGCACCACGAGGACTCAGCCTATCACAGTGGAGGCCACTTCAG GTGTGATCTCAGTCTACTTTGAAGCCAACGTCACTTCAGACAGACCTCAAGGCTTCAATGCATCTTTCTGGGTACGACGGTGTCAGCAGAGCTCTGATGAGGATGAAGATGGATCTGTATGTCCAGGTGGAGCCCAGTGCCAGGGTGGGCTCTGCCAGTGCCCTCAGGGATATGGGGGACCACACTGTGACCGGCTAGTGTGCCCACAGGATTGTGGAATAGCAGAAGGAAGAGGAACTTGTAATATA TCTCTGGGAGTGTGCGTGTGCTCAGAGAGCTGGGTTGGGTCAGACTGCTCTATTCCTCGAGACTTCAACAGCTTGGTGTGGGAAACCTTACTGGACACACAGATGACTGTG AACCAGGCCCACAGGTTCCTCCACAGGATGGGACACTCTCTGGTGTCTGGACCACAGGGCAACCTCTGGATGTATGGAGGGCTTTCTCTGACAGAAGGAATTCTGGGAAATGTCTATAG ATATTCTGTGTTGGAACGTCGTTGGACACAAATGTTGACAAGCTCTGTGGAAGAAGGGTCGATGCCAAACCCTCGCTACCATCACGCCTCTGCAATGCTGAGTCATGAGTCTGGCGCTGGAGCCAATCATAACTTTATGTTGGTAGTAGGTGGGGTCACACAAGATGGCGTTTCCATGGATACCTGGACTCTCAATCTCAGCAGTTTAGTCTGGAGAGAGCACAAG AGCACAGTGCTTCCTCCAGTGGCAGGTCACACTTTAACTGTACGGCGAGACTGCTCTGTGCTGTTGATTGGCGGTTACTCTCCTGAAAATGGTTTCAATCACCATTTACTTGAGTTCAACCCTCAGTCTGGAAACTGGACCATTGCCCCCCACACTGGCACACCACCTACAG GTTTGTATGGCCACACGGCAGTCTACCATGAACAGACTGATGCCATCTATGTCTTTGGAGGCTACCGCTTTCACGTGGAAAGTGTAGAGCCATCTGCTGAGCTCTACAGCCTGTATTACCCCAACCTCACCTGGTCTTTGCTGGCCACCTCTCAGGGTATTAAG CCCCTGTCCCGTTTCTTCCATGCTGCTGCACTGATTAAAGACACTATGGTGATTGTGGGCGGCAGGACAGAAGCAGAAGACTACAGtaactctgtctctctgtaccaGATCAACTGTAACACCTGGATACAACCAG tgtcAGCTGTTGGAGATCCAGTTAATGGTTCGGTGTCCCTTGCTATGACGAGCTGGGGCGGTCGTCTCTTCCTGTCAGGAGGCTTCAATGGCGTCACCCTTGGCAGACTCCTAACCCTGTCTGTGCCCTCTGACCCCTGCGCCCTTCTTCCCACACCAGAGGCTTGCAACACCACCACAGGCAGCTGCATATGGTGTAGAGGGAGCTGTGCTTCTTCTGACACTGCTGAGAG AATGGGATGCTTCACTGGACAGTCTCCCTGTTCTCCAACCCCTCGTGAGCCAGACCAATGTCGCAGACTCAAGACATGCAGTGAATGCCTTGCACGACACCCTAAAACATTTTCCAGTCAATCCCAG CCTGTTTTACAGTGTAAGTGGTGCACAAATTGTCCAGAGGGGGCTTGTATCAGCAGCTCTCTCAGCTGCACAGCTGTACATGACTGTCGAATCAACCAGAGAGAGATCTTCCTGTCCAGCAACTGCACTGAGACTAGCTGTGAGGCTTCTGACTGCCCCAAGTGTACAGCTTCTGGAAAATGCATGTGGACTCGCCAGTTCAAACGCACAG GCGAAACGAGGCGCATCTTGAGTGTGAATCCCACTTATGACTGGACATGTTTCAGCTACGCTCTGCTCAACGTCTCACCCATGCAGGTGGAGTCATCCCCTCCTCTGCCGTGCCCTCCGCCATGCCACAGTCTCCATAACTGCAGCCTTTGTCTGAGCTCCAATGGCTCTGATGGGGGCTGGCAGCACTGTGTGTGGAGCATGGCCCTGCAGCGG TGCATGAGCCGATCTTTTCTGCCCCTCCGGTGTGAGGCAGGCCAGTGCGGTCGACTGCTTTCTAGGGGagactcctgctctccccagTGCTCCCAGCTCACTCAGTGCTCCCAGTGCATTGCTAGGCCTCAGTGTGGTTGGTGTTCTTCTCGCGGGGGCAATGGAGCTGGACGCTGCCTACAGGGAGGACTTGATG GTGTGAGTGAGGGTGTCTGCCCTTTGACAAACAGCAGCTGGTCTTTTCTCCATTGTCCAGAGGAGGATGAATGCGCCAACGGTCATCACAACTGTAACAGCACTCAGGACTGCCACGATCTGCCACAAGGATACCACTGCACCTGCAAACAGGGTTACATACTTAGCAG TATTTCTGGTCAGTGTGAGCCAGTGTGTGCACAAGGCTGTGTGAATGGGACATGCACATCCCCTGGAGTTTGCCAGTGTCACTTTGGCTTTGTAGGGGATAACTGCTCCTCTCAGTGCagctgcaacaaacacagcaactgTGCTGGTGTTAACAAACCAGATGTTTGTTTGGAGTGTCACAATAACACCATG GGTAAACATTGTGAGAAGTGTAAGCCTCTGTTTGTGGGCTCTGCCAAGGGGGGTGGCACTTGCCATCCATGTCGGGAATTTTGCAAGGGAAACAGCGCTGTGTGTCTATCCCGGGATGAACTTAAGAAGGCACAGGAAACTCTACAATTATATCCTCTTGACCCTAACAGC ATTCAGTCCTGGGTGTCTGAGGGTCCAACAGAGGAGAATGCTGTATGTGTAAATTGTCAGAACAACAGCGTAGGGGATCGGTGTGAGAGCTGCCTTAGTGGCTACTTCCTGCTGCAGGGGAAGTGTGAGAA GTGTCAGTGTAATGGCCACGCAGACACATGCAATGAACACGATGGCACAGGCTGCCCCTGCCAAAACAACACAGAGACCTCCTCCTGCCTCAGCAGCCCCCAGAGTGATCGCAAAGATTGCTACAGACAACAG TGTGCAAAGTGCAAGGATTCTTTCAATGGTACACCAGTGAATGGGCGTCAGTGCTACCGTCAGTTTAATGTGGACACAGAGTGCTGCTTTGACCCCACATCGCAGACCAACTGCTTTCATGATCCCACCATTCGCAACCTGCCCAAGGGGCGCACTGTATTCTTTGCTGCCCAGCCAAAGTTCACCAATGTGGACATTCGGGTCACCATTGATGTCACTTTTGGTGAGGTGGAGGTGTACGTGTCCAACTCTCATGACACCTTCATTGTGGACGTAGATCGATACACAGGGATTCACACCATCAAGATCGAGGAGGAATCTGTAGTTCCAGGGAAAACTGCCGGGACAGAAAAGGATTCACCTCCATCCCCTATAAAGGTGTTTGCCAACACCTCATCCAACTTTGCAGGTTCTGTGCTTTCCCAAAGCCTGCAAGCAAAACCTCCAGGAGCGGAAAGGGAAATTAGAGAGGAACGTGCTGAAGGACTCATCACCTATATCACCGTGTGGAAACCCCAGACGGTGCTGATTGTCCGTGGTGTTCGAGATCGTGTGGTGATCACCTTCCCCCATGAGGTGCACTCCTTGAAATCTAGTCGCTTTTACATCGCTCTGAGAGGTGTTGGAACTGAAGAGAGACAAGGAGAGTCCCAGGGCCTGCTGTTTCTGCGACAGGACCAAGCCCACATTGACctttttgtcttcttctctgtcttcttctcctgctttttcctcttcctgtctgtctgcGTCCTCCTGTGGAAGGTTAAGCAGTTCCTGGACTTCCGTCGGGAGCAGCGTCGCCACATTCAGGAGATGACAAAGATGGCATCAAGGCCTTTTGCTAAGCTCACTATATACCTTGAGCCGGAGGAGCCTCAGCTCATCTACTTGCCTTCATCTGGTGGAGGGGTAGGGGGCAGCACTGTGTCGCTTGCTCATGCCCGCACAAGCAAGTTAAGTGGAGTGGTGGTTGGCCAGAGGGGCAGAGCAGGACCTGTCTCCTATAAACATGACCCATCCTCCGGACCCACAGcccatcaccaccatcacctcACCTTGGGTGGAGGAGGCAACAGCGGCCAGCATTTACCACTGCACTACTTGAACACCCATCATTATGCCAGTACCACAGCTGGCAACCCAGCCTCACATCATCACCACCCATCCACATACAGCGCTTACCAGCACTTTTGCCGTCCTGACCCTTTCCTCTCTCAGCTTATGGGCTTTTCCTATTCCTCCTTCAAGGTGGGGCCCATTACCCTGGAGCCCACAGATGATGGTATGGCTGGAGTGGCTACAGTCCTCTTCCAGCTGCCGGGGGGTGTCTTGGCTCCGAACCGCGCCTGTCTGGGCTCCGCACTGGTTACTTTGCGACAGAACCTGCAGGAATACTGTGGCCACGGCAATGGAGGCGGGCATCCAGGAGCGGGTGCAGGCCGCAAGGGGCTGCTGGGGCATCAGCACCTGACCACTATGGCTATGTAG